A region from the Limimonas halophila genome encodes:
- a CDS encoding Maf family protein codes for MTARSTAHEPATRIGAPDPEAPPLVLASKSPSRRDMLVSAGVPVTIQAAGVDEDEIKASMRHAGASAEEVAESLAEVKAQRISPYHPGALVLGADQMLECDGIWYDKPSSREQAGEHLRALSGRTHRLIVTAVLVKDGTRIWHQTDSAELMVRPLSEDFIAGYLDAVGDAALGSVGGYQLEGLGAQLFARVRGDYFTVLGLPLLPLLEQLRNHKVVKR; via the coding sequence ATGACCGCGCGTTCCACCGCCCACGAACCGGCGACCCGCATCGGCGCACCCGACCCCGAGGCGCCGCCGCTCGTCCTCGCCTCCAAGAGCCCCTCGCGCCGCGACATGCTGGTGAGCGCCGGCGTGCCCGTGACCATCCAGGCCGCCGGCGTGGACGAGGACGAGATCAAGGCATCGATGCGGCACGCGGGCGCGAGCGCCGAGGAGGTCGCGGAATCCCTGGCCGAGGTGAAGGCCCAGCGCATCAGCCCCTATCACCCCGGCGCGCTCGTGCTGGGCGCCGACCAGATGCTGGAATGCGACGGCATCTGGTACGACAAGCCCAGCTCGCGCGAGCAGGCGGGCGAGCACCTGCGCGCGCTCTCGGGGCGCACGCACCGGCTGATCGTCACGGCCGTGCTGGTGAAGGACGGCACGCGCATCTGGCACCAGACGGACAGCGCCGAGCTGATGGTGCGTCCGCTGTCCGAGGATTTCATCGCCGGCTATCTGGACGCCGTGGGCGACGCCGCCCTGGGCTCCGTGGGCGGCTACCAGCTGGAGGGCCTGGGCGCGCAGCTCTTCGCGCGGGTGCGCGGCGACTACTTCACCGTGCTCGGCCTGCCGCTGCTGCCGCTGCTCGAACAGCTCCGCAATCACAAGGTGGTCAAGCGCTAG
- a CDS encoding thioredoxin domain-containing protein, with amino-acid sequence MAEQHGANRLAGETSPYLLQHKDNPVAWHPWGREALDAAKRENKPILLSVGYAACHWCHVMAHESFEDPEVAEVMNRHFINIKVDREERPDLDHIYQNAIALLGQHGGWPLTMFLTPDGEPFWGGTYFPRFDRYGMAGLPRVLETIANVWNQEPDKVQTNVTRLRDALQGMAQPQGGGDVDPAMLDEAANRLAQSVDPTHGGIGTQPKFPQPAILAMLFRGWVRSGTEQAREGALLTLRRMSQGGIYDHLGGGFARYSVDERWLVPHFEKMLYDNAQLLEALTWAWQETGDALFHRRVHDTVGWLLREMIALDANGEPTGAFAASLDADSEGEEGKFYVWTEAEIDHVLGGDAELFKRVYDVSGEGNWENGKTILNRLNAPNSLGEGAESKLAACRARLFAVRERRVRPGWDDKVLADWNGLAIAALAEAGAAFGETAWLHAAARAFSFVRDNMDRDGRLLHAWRRGQAQHAGTLDDYAAMARAALTLHEHTGKPTYLADAERWAATLDRHFWDAENGGYFITADDVDDVILRPKHAHDSAQPSGNGLALGVLARLACFTGNTAYRERAHALTRAFAGELSRNFVPLCTLLANVELLNASTQIAIIGDRGRDDTQALIRVVERTLLPNRVLQVVAPDAALPDGHPAAGKAQLDGRPTAYVCHGATCSQPVSDPEALRQLLR; translated from the coding sequence ATGGCCGAGCAGCACGGCGCCAACCGCCTCGCCGGCGAAACCTCGCCCTACCTCCTTCAGCACAAGGACAATCCCGTGGCCTGGCATCCCTGGGGCCGCGAGGCGCTGGACGCGGCGAAGCGCGAGAACAAGCCCATCCTGCTGTCGGTCGGCTACGCGGCCTGCCACTGGTGCCACGTCATGGCGCACGAGTCCTTCGAGGACCCCGAGGTGGCCGAGGTGATGAACCGCCACTTCATCAACATCAAGGTGGACCGCGAGGAGCGCCCGGACCTCGACCACATCTACCAGAACGCCATCGCCCTGCTCGGCCAGCACGGCGGCTGGCCGCTGACGATGTTCCTCACGCCCGACGGCGAGCCCTTCTGGGGCGGCACCTATTTCCCGCGCTTTGACCGCTACGGCATGGCCGGCCTGCCCCGCGTGCTGGAGACGATCGCCAACGTCTGGAACCAGGAGCCGGACAAGGTCCAAACCAACGTCACGCGCCTGCGCGACGCGCTGCAGGGCATGGCGCAGCCACAGGGCGGCGGCGACGTCGACCCCGCAATGCTGGACGAAGCCGCGAACCGCCTCGCCCAGTCCGTCGATCCCACGCACGGCGGCATCGGCACGCAGCCCAAGTTCCCGCAGCCGGCCATCCTCGCCATGCTCTTCCGCGGCTGGGTGCGCAGCGGCACCGAACAGGCGCGCGAGGGCGCGCTCCTCACCCTACGCCGCATGAGCCAGGGCGGCATCTACGACCATCTCGGCGGCGGCTTCGCGCGCTATTCCGTGGACGAGCGCTGGCTGGTCCCGCACTTCGAGAAGATGCTCTACGACAACGCGCAGCTGCTGGAAGCGCTGACCTGGGCGTGGCAGGAAACGGGGGACGCCCTCTTCCACCGCCGCGTCCACGACACCGTGGGCTGGCTGCTGCGCGAAATGATCGCGCTGGATGCAAACGGCGAGCCCACGGGCGCGTTCGCCGCCTCGCTCGACGCCGACAGCGAGGGCGAGGAAGGCAAGTTCTACGTCTGGACCGAAGCCGAGATCGACCACGTGCTCGGCGGCGACGCGGAGCTGTTCAAGCGCGTCTACGACGTCTCGGGCGAAGGCAACTGGGAGAACGGCAAGACCATCCTCAACCGCCTCAACGCGCCCAACAGCCTCGGCGAGGGCGCGGAGTCCAAGCTGGCGGCGTGCCGCGCCCGCCTCTTCGCCGTGCGCGAGCGCCGGGTGCGCCCGGGGTGGGACGACAAGGTGCTGGCGGACTGGAACGGCCTGGCGATCGCCGCGCTCGCCGAGGCCGGCGCCGCCTTCGGCGAGACCGCGTGGCTGCACGCCGCCGCGCGCGCCTTCTCCTTCGTGCGCGACAACATGGACCGCGACGGCCGCTTGCTGCACGCCTGGCGCCGCGGGCAGGCCCAGCACGCCGGCACGCTGGACGACTACGCCGCCATGGCCCGCGCCGCCCTCACCCTCCACGAGCACACGGGCAAGCCGACCTACCTCGCCGACGCCGAGCGCTGGGCGGCGACCCTGGACCGCCATTTCTGGGACGCGGAGAACGGCGGCTACTTCATCACAGCCGACGACGTGGACGACGTCATCCTGCGGCCCAAGCACGCGCACGACAGCGCCCAGCCCTCGGGCAACGGCCTGGCGCTCGGCGTGCTCGCGCGCCTCGCCTGTTTCACGGGAAACACCGCCTACCGCGAGCGCGCTCACGCCCTCACCCGCGCCTTCGCCGGGGAGCTGTCGCGCAACTTCGTGCCGCTGTGCACGCTGCTCGCCAATGTCGAGTTGCTGAACGCGTCCACGCAGATTGCGATCATCGGCGACCGCGGGCGGGACGACACCCAGGCCCTGATCCGCGTCGTGGAGCGGACGCTCCTGCCCAACCGCGTGCTGCAGGTGGTGGCGCCGGACGCCGCCCTGCCCGACGGCCACCCCGCCGCCGGCAAGGCGCAGCTGGACGGCCGACCCACGGCCTACGTCTGCCACGGCGCCACCTGCTCGCAGCCCGTGAGCGACCCGGAGGCACTGCGCCAATTGTTGCGGTAA
- a CDS encoding ParA family protein translates to MAKATTGDARVLAIANQKGGVGKTTTAVNLGTALAACEYRTLIVDMDPQGNASTGFGLTRGDRKRNVYGPLMDGDPVADVIVPTDVPGLELVPSAVDLAGAEVELVDAEARETRLRSALAPILERYDYILVDCPPALGLLTINAFVAGHAALVPLQAEFYALEGLSHLMRTIERVRKGFNPDLEIEGVVLTMYDRRNNLCAMVAQDVREYLSNIVYDTVIPRNVRVSEAPSHGKPVIVYDMKSSGAKAYIKLAGELLRREKGGAPAMAS, encoded by the coding sequence CTGGCGAAGGCGACCACCGGCGACGCCCGCGTGCTCGCCATCGCCAACCAGAAGGGCGGGGTGGGCAAGACCACCACGGCCGTCAACCTGGGCACCGCGCTCGCGGCCTGCGAGTACCGCACGCTCATCGTGGACATGGACCCGCAGGGCAATGCCTCCACGGGCTTCGGGCTGACGCGCGGCGACCGCAAGCGCAACGTCTACGGCCCACTGATGGACGGCGATCCGGTCGCCGACGTGATCGTGCCCACCGACGTGCCGGGGCTGGAGCTGGTGCCCTCCGCGGTCGATCTGGCCGGCGCCGAGGTCGAGCTGGTCGACGCCGAGGCGCGGGAAACGCGCCTGCGCTCGGCGCTGGCCCCCATCCTGGAGCGCTACGACTACATCCTCGTGGATTGCCCGCCGGCATTGGGGCTGCTGACGATCAACGCCTTCGTCGCCGGGCACGCCGCGCTCGTGCCCTTGCAGGCGGAGTTCTACGCGCTGGAGGGGCTGAGCCACCTGATGCGCACGATCGAGCGCGTGCGCAAGGGCTTCAACCCGGACCTGGAGATCGAGGGCGTCGTGCTGACGATGTACGACCGGCGCAACAACCTCTGCGCCATGGTGGCGCAGGATGTGCGCGAGTACCTGAGCAACATCGTCTACGACACCGTGATCCCGCGCAACGTGCGGGTGTCCGAAGCGCCGTCGCACGGGAAACCCGTGATCGTCTACGACATGAAGTCCTCGGGCGCGAAGGCCTACATCAAGCTCGCCGGCGAACTGCTTCGCCGCGAGAAGGGCGGCGCGCCCGCCATGGCGAGCTGA
- the dnaQ gene encoding DNA polymerase III subunit epsilon: MRELVLDTETTGLDPEQGHRILEVACVELWNHVATGRAFHRYINPDREVPEEAYKVHGLGWDFLAQYPRFHEVAPELLTFIGGDTLVIHNAEFDMRFLNHELRRARHAALSTENVVDTLALARQRFPGAQVNLDALCKRFAVDNTQRDWHGALLDCQLLAEVYLELRGGRQPGLVLTDTPGGGSDRVEIAQRPRREPRPHAPSEAERAAHAAMCETLKNPLWTQ, translated from the coding sequence GTGCGCGAACTGGTGCTGGACACGGAAACGACCGGCCTGGATCCGGAGCAGGGCCACCGCATCCTCGAGGTCGCGTGCGTGGAGCTGTGGAACCACGTCGCCACGGGGCGCGCCTTCCACCGCTACATCAACCCCGACCGCGAGGTGCCGGAGGAGGCCTACAAGGTCCACGGCCTGGGCTGGGACTTCCTGGCGCAGTACCCGCGCTTTCACGAGGTGGCGCCGGAGCTGCTGACCTTCATCGGCGGCGACACCCTCGTGATCCACAACGCCGAATTCGACATGCGCTTCCTCAACCACGAGCTGCGCCGGGCGCGCCACGCGGCGCTGTCCACCGAGAACGTCGTGGACACGCTCGCCCTCGCCCGCCAGCGGTTCCCGGGCGCGCAGGTCAACCTGGACGCGCTGTGCAAGCGCTTCGCCGTCGACAACACCCAGCGCGACTGGCACGGGGCGCTGCTCGACTGCCAGCTGCTCGCCGAGGTGTACCTGGAGCTTCGCGGCGGCCGGCAGCCGGGCCTCGTGCTCACCGACACCCCCGGCGGCGGCAGCGATCGCGTCGAGATCGCCCAGCGCCCGCGGCGCGAACCGCGCCCCCACGCGCCCAGCGAGGCGGAGCGGGCCGCCCACGCCGCGATGTGCGAAACGCTCAAGAACCCGCTGTGGACGCAGTGA
- a CDS encoding quinone oxidoreductase family protein, whose product MTHHAVRIHQHGGPEALSYEAVDVPDPGAGEVRLAQTAVGLNYIDVYHRTGLYPVPGLPCTLGMEAAGTVAAVGPDVTDVCPGDRVAYAAPPLGAYADARIMPADRVVPLPTGISDRQAAAMMLQGMTVEYLIRRVFPVQPGMPVLFHAAAGGVGLIACQWLNAIGATVIGTVGSRDKADTARAHGCHHPIVYTEEDFTERVREITGGEGVPVVYDGVGAATWDGSLACLRRRGMMVSFGNASGAVTEFNPGELAKRGSLFLTRPTLMDYTADRQDLLDSANALFEVVQRGDVVVEINQTYSLSEAAQAHRDLEARRTTGSTILLP is encoded by the coding sequence ATGACCCATCACGCCGTCCGCATCCACCAGCACGGCGGCCCGGAAGCTCTGTCGTACGAGGCCGTGGACGTGCCCGATCCCGGCGCCGGCGAGGTCCGCCTCGCCCAGACCGCCGTGGGCCTGAACTACATCGACGTCTACCACCGCACGGGCCTCTACCCCGTTCCCGGGCTGCCGTGCACGCTCGGCATGGAGGCCGCGGGCACGGTCGCCGCGGTCGGCCCCGACGTCACCGACGTCTGCCCCGGCGACCGCGTCGCCTACGCCGCGCCGCCGCTGGGCGCCTACGCCGACGCGCGCATCATGCCCGCCGACCGCGTCGTGCCGCTTCCAACCGGCATCAGCGACCGCCAGGCCGCGGCGATGATGCTCCAGGGCATGACGGTGGAATACCTCATCCGCCGCGTCTTCCCGGTGCAGCCGGGCATGCCCGTGCTCTTCCACGCCGCCGCCGGGGGCGTCGGGCTGATCGCCTGCCAGTGGCTCAACGCCATCGGCGCCACGGTGATCGGCACGGTGGGCAGCCGCGACAAGGCGGACACGGCGCGCGCGCACGGCTGCCACCATCCCATCGTCTACACCGAGGAAGACTTCACCGAGCGCGTGCGCGAGATCACCGGCGGCGAGGGCGTGCCCGTGGTCTACGACGGTGTCGGCGCGGCCACCTGGGACGGCTCGCTGGCCTGCCTGCGCCGGCGCGGCATGATGGTCAGCTTCGGCAACGCCTCGGGCGCGGTGACGGAATTCAACCCGGGCGAGCTGGCCAAGCGCGGCTCGCTCTTCCTGACGCGGCCGACGCTGATGGACTACACGGCCGACCGCCAGGACCTGCTGGACAGCGCCAACGCGCTGTTCGAGGTGGTCCAGCGCGGCGACGTGGTCGTGGAGATCAACCAGACCTACAGCCTGTCGGAAGCCGCCCAGGCCCACCGCGACCTGGAGGCCCGCCGCACCACGGGGTCCACCATCCTGCTGCCGTGA
- a CDS encoding shikimate dehydrogenase: MLTGKAALAGVLGWPVAHSKSPQVHGYWLEEHGIDGAYVPLAVAPERFAAAVPALRDLHFRGANVTVPHKERALEICDSVDDHARRLGAVNTLIFDAAGIHGRNTDGVGFLDNLRQGAPRWSPADGPAVVLGAGGAARAVIVALMDAGVPEIRLMNRTRERAETLAETLGGPITVHAWDGWADALDGAALLVNTTSLGMTGEPPLPAELDALPPSAVVNDIVYRPLETQLLSDARARGNPVVDGLGMLLHQARPGFAAWFGVEPTVTEALRAHVLGG; the protein is encoded by the coding sequence ATGCTCACTGGCAAGGCCGCGCTCGCGGGCGTGCTCGGCTGGCCCGTGGCGCATTCCAAGTCGCCGCAGGTTCACGGGTACTGGCTGGAAGAGCACGGCATCGACGGGGCCTACGTGCCGCTCGCCGTCGCGCCGGAGCGCTTCGCCGCCGCCGTCCCCGCCCTGCGCGATCTGCATTTCCGCGGCGCCAACGTCACCGTGCCGCACAAGGAACGCGCCCTGGAGATCTGCGACAGCGTGGACGATCACGCCCGCCGGCTGGGCGCGGTGAACACCCTGATCTTCGACGCGGCCGGCATCCACGGCCGCAACACCGACGGCGTCGGCTTTCTGGACAACCTGCGCCAGGGCGCGCCGCGGTGGTCCCCGGCGGACGGCCCGGCGGTCGTGCTCGGCGCGGGCGGCGCCGCGCGCGCGGTGATCGTCGCGCTGATGGACGCGGGCGTGCCGGAGATCCGCTTGATGAACCGGACGCGCGAGCGCGCGGAGACCCTGGCCGAAACGCTCGGCGGCCCCATCACGGTCCACGCCTGGGATGGCTGGGCGGACGCGCTCGACGGCGCGGCGCTGCTGGTCAACACCACCAGCCTGGGCATGACCGGCGAACCGCCCCTGCCCGCCGAGCTTGACGCGCTGCCGCCCTCGGCCGTGGTCAACGACATCGTCTACCGCCCGCTGGAAACCCAGCTGCTCTCGGACGCGCGGGCGCGCGGCAATCCCGTGGTGGACGGCCTGGGCATGCTGCTGCACCAGGCGCGGCCCGGCTTCGCCGCCTGGTTCGGCGTCGAGCCCACGGTGACGGAGGCGCTGCGTGCGCACGTCCTCGGCGGCTGA
- the rsmG gene encoding 16S rRNA (guanine(527)-N(7))-methyltransferase RsmG: protein MAAHNHSRDGGIATAPAGVSRETGAFDAAAFQRATGVSHETLAALQTHLDLLTKWNRAINLVGKRTLADAWRRHVLDSAQLADLLPPAPEDRPRRIADLGSGAGFPGLVLAILGCGEVHLVESDQRKATFLREVIRRTGANAVVHARRIADAEVPPVDVVTARALAPLSELLTHAAPLLASGGVCLFPKGREAERELTEAASTWKIAAQHAASRSDPEASILRIQVGQP from the coding sequence ATGGCCGCACACAACCATAGCCGGGATGGGGGGATCGCCACCGCGCCGGCGGGCGTTTCACGTGAAACCGGGGCCTTCGACGCGGCGGCGTTCCAGCGCGCAACCGGCGTTTCACATGAAACGCTGGCGGCGTTGCAAACCCACCTCGATCTCCTGACGAAGTGGAACCGCGCGATCAACCTCGTCGGCAAGCGCACGCTGGCCGACGCCTGGCGCCGCCACGTGCTCGATTCCGCCCAGCTCGCCGATCTCCTGCCGCCCGCGCCCGAGGATCGGCCGCGCCGCATCGCCGACCTCGGCAGCGGGGCCGGGTTTCCCGGGCTTGTCCTGGCGATCCTGGGCTGCGGTGAGGTGCATCTCGTCGAATCCGACCAGCGCAAGGCCACCTTCCTGCGCGAAGTCATCCGGCGGACGGGCGCGAACGCCGTCGTCCACGCGCGCCGCATCGCGGACGCCGAGGTGCCGCCCGTCGATGTCGTTACCGCGCGGGCGCTGGCGCCGCTTTCCGAGTTGCTCACCCACGCCGCGCCGCTGCTGGCATCGGGCGGGGTTTGCCTCTTCCCGAAGGGCCGCGAGGCCGAGCGGGAATTGACCGAAGCCGCGTCGACGTGGAAGATCGCGGCGCAGCATGCGGCCAGCCGCAGCGATCCCGAGGCGTCCATCCTCCGCATCCAGGTGGGGCAGCCGTGA
- a CDS encoding dienelactone hydrolase family protein, whose translation MADIKVPGPDGQFSAYVAEPKATPAPGLLVIQEIFGVNQVMRDLCDQFAARGYVAICPDLFWRLEPDVQITDKTDAEWQKAFDLMGRFDVDQGVEDLKTTLHHLRGMESCSALAGSVGYCLGGKLAYLMATRSDADCNVAYYGVGIDQLVGEASNINRPLLMHMATEDRFVPKDAQQTMLDNLQDHPFVTIYVYEGNDHAFAREGGEHYDPQAAELANKRTLDFLRQHLT comes from the coding sequence ATGGCGGATATCAAGGTGCCTGGCCCGGACGGCCAGTTCAGCGCGTATGTCGCCGAGCCCAAGGCCACGCCCGCGCCCGGGCTGCTGGTCATTCAGGAGATCTTCGGCGTGAACCAGGTCATGCGCGATCTCTGCGACCAGTTCGCGGCGCGCGGCTACGTGGCCATCTGTCCCGACCTCTTCTGGCGCCTGGAGCCCGACGTTCAGATCACCGATAAGACGGACGCGGAGTGGCAGAAGGCCTTCGACCTCATGGGCCGCTTCGACGTCGACCAGGGCGTCGAGGATCTCAAGACGACGCTGCACCATCTGCGCGGGATGGAGAGCTGCTCCGCGCTGGCCGGGAGCGTGGGCTACTGCCTCGGCGGCAAGCTGGCCTACCTCATGGCCACGCGCTCGGATGCCGACTGCAACGTCGCCTACTACGGCGTCGGCATCGATCAGCTCGTCGGCGAGGCGAGCAACATCAACCGGCCGCTGTTGATGCACATGGCCACCGAGGACCGCTTCGTGCCGAAGGACGCCCAGCAGACCATGCTGGACAACCTGCAGGACCACCCCTTCGTCACGATCTACGTCTACGAGGGCAACGACCACGCCTTCGCGCGCGAGGGCGGTGAGCACTACGATCCGCAGGCCGCCGAACTCGCCAACAAGCGCACCCTCGATTTCCTGCGGCAGCACCTGACATGA
- the hemJ gene encoding protoporphyrinogen oxidase HemJ, translating into MGWLGGAYLWVQALHVIAVIAWMAGMLYLPRLYVYHAGATPGGELSETLKVMERRLLRAIVNPAMIASWVLGLALFVHLGAWAFGWMHAKLLLLVLLQVMHAVFARWRKDFANDANKHDAKVYRIANEVPTLLLIGIVILVIVKPF; encoded by the coding sequence ATGGGTTGGCTTGGAGGCGCCTATCTGTGGGTGCAGGCGCTGCACGTGATTGCCGTCATCGCATGGATGGCGGGGATGCTCTACCTGCCGCGGCTGTACGTCTATCACGCCGGGGCGACGCCCGGCGGCGAGCTCTCGGAAACGCTGAAGGTGATGGAGCGCCGGCTGCTGCGCGCCATCGTCAATCCGGCGATGATCGCCAGCTGGGTGCTGGGCTTGGCGCTGTTCGTGCATCTGGGCGCCTGGGCCTTCGGCTGGATGCATGCCAAGCTGCTGCTGCTTGTGCTGCTTCAGGTCATGCACGCGGTCTTCGCGCGCTGGCGCAAGGACTTTGCGAACGACGCCAACAAGCACGACGCCAAGGTCTACCGCATCGCCAACGAGGTGCCGACGCTGCTGCTCATCGGCATCGTCATCCTGGTGATTGTGAAGCCGTTCTGA
- the hemE gene encoding uroporphyrinogen decarboxylase, whose protein sequence is MWRKTVAQHPTAKPLLAAYRFERQETPPIWFMRQAGRYLPEYRALRQRVGSFLELCLTPELASTVTLQPIERFQLDGAIIFADILLVPYGLGQALWFEEGVGPQLEPLKDPGEVATRLDGTRFHETLAPMYAALRETKAQLPAQTALIGFAGAPWTVASYMIEGRSSRDFALSKQWAYGDPAGFQRLIDRVVETTIDYLLAQIDAGAEAVQLFDSWAGALPVAEAERWSLEPLQRIVAGVKAQHPDVPVVVFPRGTGAFYARMARESGADAVSLDTGVPLDWARGEVQAHACAQGNLDPQHVVVGGESMRAAAREIVDGLAGGPFVFNLGHGIVPQTPPEHVADLVACVRSRGRQGDPT, encoded by the coding sequence ATGTGGAGGAAAACCGTGGCCCAGCACCCGACCGCCAAGCCGTTGCTCGCCGCTTACCGTTTTGAACGACAGGAAACGCCGCCGATTTGGTTCATGCGCCAGGCCGGTCGCTACCTTCCCGAATACCGGGCCCTGCGCCAACGCGTGGGCAGCTTTCTGGAGCTGTGCCTGACCCCCGAACTGGCCAGCACGGTGACGTTGCAGCCCATCGAGCGCTTTCAGCTGGACGGCGCGATCATCTTCGCCGACATCCTGCTGGTGCCCTACGGCCTCGGGCAGGCACTCTGGTTCGAGGAGGGCGTGGGCCCGCAACTGGAGCCGCTGAAGGATCCCGGCGAGGTGGCCACCCGGCTGGACGGGACGCGCTTCCACGAAACGCTGGCGCCCATGTACGCGGCGCTGCGCGAGACGAAGGCGCAATTGCCCGCACAGACGGCGCTGATCGGCTTCGCCGGGGCCCCCTGGACGGTGGCCAGCTACATGATCGAAGGCCGCTCCAGCCGCGATTTTGCGCTTTCCAAGCAGTGGGCTTACGGCGACCCGGCGGGCTTCCAGCGCCTGATCGACCGCGTGGTCGAGACGACGATCGACTACCTCCTGGCCCAGATCGACGCCGGCGCCGAGGCGGTGCAGCTGTTCGATTCCTGGGCGGGGGCGCTGCCGGTCGCCGAGGCCGAGCGCTGGTCACTCGAACCGCTTCAGCGCATCGTCGCCGGCGTGAAGGCGCAGCACCCCGACGTCCCGGTGGTGGTCTTCCCGCGCGGCACGGGCGCCTTCTACGCCCGCATGGCGCGGGAGAGCGGCGCCGACGCCGTCAGCCTCGACACCGGCGTGCCGCTCGACTGGGCGCGCGGCGAGGTGCAGGCGCACGCCTGCGCGCAGGGCAATCTGGACCCGCAGCACGTGGTCGTGGGCGGCGAGTCCATGCGCGCCGCGGCGCGCGAGATTGTTGACGGGCTTGCCGGCGGTCCGTTCGTGTTCAACCTGGGCCACGGCATCGTGCCGCAAACACCGCCCGAGCACGTCGCGGATCTCGTGGCGTGCGTGCGCAGCAGGGGACGACAGGGGGATCCGACGTAA
- a CDS encoding pyruvate, water dikinase regulatory protein — MTDPVHLHLVSDSTGETVNACARACLVQFRDIEPIEHVWSLVRSAKQMDKVLNGIRATPGPVLFTVMRDDLRTKLVEACQEMNVPCIPVLDPVMHALAAHFGVPITGQPGLQHAMDSHYFERIDAMNYALSHDDGQAARQLKEADVILVGVSRTSKTPTCIYLANRGIKAANVPFVPGIPLPTELFHVKRALVVGLTKDPAQLVQVRRQRVNAEAGGMADSEYVDLNSVRREVAEARKLFAKHDWPVIDVTRRSIEETAATILSHFAQHRTEAQ; from the coding sequence ATGACCGACCCCGTGCATCTTCACCTGGTTTCGGACTCGACCGGCGAGACGGTGAACGCCTGCGCGCGGGCCTGCCTCGTGCAGTTCCGCGACATCGAGCCCATCGAGCACGTCTGGTCGCTGGTCCGCTCGGCGAAGCAGATGGACAAGGTGCTCAACGGCATCCGCGCCACGCCGGGGCCGGTGCTCTTCACCGTCATGCGCGACGACCTGCGCACGAAGCTGGTGGAGGCGTGCCAGGAGATGAACGTGCCCTGCATCCCGGTGCTGGACCCGGTGATGCACGCGCTGGCCGCGCACTTCGGCGTGCCCATCACGGGCCAGCCGGGCTTGCAGCACGCGATGGACTCCCACTACTTCGAGCGCATCGACGCCATGAACTATGCGCTCAGCCACGACGACGGCCAGGCCGCGCGCCAGCTCAAGGAGGCCGACGTCATCCTCGTCGGCGTCTCGCGCACCTCGAAGACGCCGACCTGCATCTACCTGGCCAACCGGGGCATCAAGGCCGCCAACGTGCCCTTCGTGCCGGGCATTCCCCTGCCCACCGAGCTGTTCCACGTGAAACGCGCCCTCGTGGTGGGGCTGACGAAGGACCCGGCGCAGCTCGTGCAGGTGCGCCGCCAGCGCGTCAACGCCGAAGCCGGCGGCATGGCGGACAGCGAGTACGTCGACCTCAACAGCGTGCGCCGCGAGGTCGCGGAAGCGCGCAAGCTCTTCGCCAAGCACGACTGGCCGGTGATCGACGTCACCCGCCGCTCCATCGAGGAAACGGCCGCCACCATCCTCAGCCACTTCGCCCAGCACCGCACCGAGGCCCAATGA
- the coaE gene encoding dephospho-CoA kinase (Dephospho-CoA kinase (CoaE) performs the final step in coenzyme A biosynthesis.): protein MRTSSAAEARGGTRPIVLGLTGSIGMGKSTAAAMLRRLGIPVHDADAAVHAMLQPGGEAEAAVAAEFPEVMTGTGIDRRALGNRVFANRAALRRLERILHPRVRRAAERFIRRHRLRRTPVVVLDIPLLFETRGERLCDAVIVVSAPPFVQARRVLRRPGMTQARMQEIRRQQLPDPVKRARADHVIETGLGHGEALRQLRAILHRLPVHAGRCGQGER, encoded by the coding sequence GTGCGCACGTCCTCGGCGGCTGAGGCGCGCGGCGGCACACGCCCGATCGTCCTCGGGCTCACCGGCTCGATCGGGATGGGCAAGTCCACGGCCGCCGCGATGCTGCGCCGTCTCGGCATCCCGGTCCACGACGCCGACGCCGCCGTGCACGCCATGCTCCAGCCCGGCGGCGAGGCCGAGGCGGCGGTGGCCGCCGAATTTCCCGAGGTGATGACGGGCACGGGCATCGACCGGCGCGCGCTCGGCAACCGCGTCTTCGCCAACCGCGCGGCGTTGCGCCGGCTGGAGCGCATTCTGCATCCGCGCGTGCGCCGCGCGGCCGAACGCTTCATCCGCCGCCACCGCCTGCGCCGCACGCCCGTGGTCGTGCTCGATATCCCGCTGCTGTTCGAAACGCGCGGCGAGCGCCTGTGCGACGCGGTGATCGTCGTCTCCGCCCCGCCCTTCGTGCAGGCGCGGCGCGTGCTGCGCCGGCCCGGGATGACGCAGGCGCGCATGCAGGAAATCCGCCGCCAGCAGCTGCCCGACCCCGTCAAGCGCGCCCGCGCCGACCACGTGATCGAGACGGGCCTGGGCCACGGCGAGGCCTTGCGGCAGCTTCGCGCCATCCTGCATCGTCTCCCCGTTCATGCGGGGCGATGCGGCCAAGGGGAGCGATAA